In one window of Ovis aries strain OAR_USU_Benz2616 breed Rambouillet chromosome 5, ARS-UI_Ramb_v3.0, whole genome shotgun sequence DNA:
- the LOC101115277 gene encoding olfactory receptor 5V1-like translates to MGICNQTTVTQFILIGLSDLPEVRYPLFVVFTIIYQVTLVGNGVILLAIGTEKKLHTPMYYFLANLSLLDIFCPSVTVPKMLENLLTEKHSISYLGCALQLYFLVALVGTEVFLLSVMAYDRYVAICFPLRYTLMITKVRCVQLTAGTWVAGFLNSLLHTVSTFRLSFCKSNQVNQYYCDIPPVVALSCSSTYVAEMLILVEAGILGSSAFLVIFISYFYIISTILKIQSAEGKRKAFSTCASHLLVVCLFGGTTIFTYVRPFSSQHSPARDRLISMLYGIITPMLNPMIYSMRNTEVKGAIRRLLYQKACL, encoded by the coding sequence ATGGGCATCTGCAATCAAACCACAGTGACTCAATTTATTCTTATAGGGCTTTCTGATCTCCCCGAGGTGCGCTACCCTCTTTTCGTGGTCTTTACCATCATCTATCAGGTCACCTTGGTGGGAAATGGAGTTATTCTCTTGGCCATTGGAACTGAGAAAAAACTGCACACACCCATGTATTACTTTTTGGCAAATCTGTCCCTTTTAGACATCTTCTGCCCATCAGTTACTGTTCCCAAGATGCTGGAGAACCTCTTGACTGAGAAGCACAGCATTTCCTACCTTGGGTGTGCTTTGCAGCTTTATTTTCTGGTGGCCCTTGTGGGAACTGAagtcttccttctctctgtcaTGGCTTATGACAGGTATGTGGCCATCTGTTTCCCTCTTCGTTATACCCTCATGATTACCAAGGTTCGCTGTGTTCAGCTGACTGCTGGGACTTGGGTAGCTGGGTTTCTCAATTCCCTCCTTCATACAGTGTCCACATTCCGCCTTTCTTTCTGCAAGTCCAACCAAGTTAACCAGTACTACTGTGACATCCCACCAGTGGTCGCTCTCTCATGCTCATCCACTTATGTGGCAGAAATGCTTATTTTGGTGGAAGCAGGTATCCTGGGGAGCAGTGCCTTCCTGGTCATCTTTATCTCTTATTTCTATATCATATCTACCATCCTAAAGATCCAGTCAGCAGAAGGGAAGCGTAAAGCCTTTTCCACATGTGCTTCCCACCTTCTGGTGGTCTGTTTATTCGGTGGCACGACAATATTTACCTATGTACGTCCCTTTTCCAGTCAACACTCCCCAGCAAGAGATAGACTCATCTCCATGTTATATGGAATTATTACACCAATGTTAAACCCCATGATCTATAGCATGAGAAACACAGAGGTGAAAGGAGCAATCAGAAGGCTCTTATATCAGAAAGCATGTTTATAG